In the Sus scrofa isolate TJ Tabasco breed Duroc chromosome 6, Sscrofa11.1, whole genome shotgun sequence genome, one interval contains:
- the LOC100737585 gene encoding LOW QUALITY PROTEIN: uncharacterized protein LOC100737585 (The sequence of the model RefSeq protein was modified relative to this genomic sequence to represent the inferred CDS: inserted 1 base in 1 codon) has product MIQAQGTLTLEDVAVDFTWEEWQLLTPAQKDLFRDVTLENYHNLVAVGYQASKADIHSRLDQGEQPGATEADTHSRTQSEIWKVDDHLLEHLQNESVEKRREQWHRHNPLENSVHQSRTNFLVRQNHMFDLHRKSMKSDLTLLPQSRGCEIKNSAELSGDGTSCLHANNKQFHTEIKFPQSQKLFSTKPQFNEHQKTQKIEKPHVCGECGKAFIKKSWLTDHHIIHTGEKPHQCNLCGKAFSRKFMLTEHQRTHTGEKPYECIECGKAFLKKSRLNIHQKTHTGEKPFICSDCGKGFIQKGNLIVHRRIHTGEKPYICNECGKGFIQKTCLIAHQRFHTGKTPFVCSECGKSCSQKSGLIKHQRIHTGEKPFKCIECGKAFTTKQKLIVHQRTHTGERPYVCSECGKAFAYMSCLVKHKRIHSREKGGASVKVDSPLPEHHSSPQTSAAIQEKSLVNSVTMHLPSVAPQASVNISGLLANQNVIIVGQPVAKRAPARDNGGFAQERSLMNAVNVVVPPVVNYVLFYVTESQSERNSETHYVYGAGPVVAVHGRRQVAVTFIVVSGSEYVCQGLPSPPNVQRRALSLNSPDIRNTLLIIYPSSKAFLASGRILWGHKHRALSSGWASEEGGPLGAQWRLAPEIMCLRLSFSPHPQVLSRGSSRILCRREELEALGSAFLGTCLTEDGFRKRNLEQIPRTRGQSLPVASSFQRQKKMIQAQGTLTFDDVAVDFTWEEWQLLTPAQKDLFRDVMLENYRNLVAVGYQARSADVLSRLDRGEPRPVEADIHAHTRAETCKVDDHLLEHFHHESREKILEQWHRHTPLENSVPQSKASFLFRPNHDTSDIHGNSMKSALPLPPQSRSCETKKPAELTGDGTPCLHAHSEQLRPEMKFPXSQNLISTKPPFNKHQKTQKIKKSHVCGQCGKTFIKKSWLTDHQNLHTGEKPHRCNLCGKAFFRKFKLTEHQRTHTGEKPYECTECGKAFLKKSGLNVHQKTHTGEKPFVCSDCGKGFIQKGNLMVHQRIHTGEKPYICNECGKGFSQKTCLTAHQRFHTGTTPFVCGECGKTLSQKTGLIKHQRTHTGEKPFECRDCGKAFIEKPQLVIHQRIHTGEKPYRCSDCGKSFRGKSVLNKHQKTHSVKVEHGPAGGHRASQSSVVLQEKSLNTVTMRLPPLAPQPSVHISGLLASRNVVLVGQPVARCAPAADNRGFAQDRNLVSAVNVVVPSVVNYILFYVTENQ; this is encoded by the exons ATGATCCAGGCCCAG GGAACCCTGACCCTGGAGGATGTGGCCGTGGACTTCACGTGGGAGGAGTGGCAGCTCCTGACCCCCGCGCAGAAGGACCTGTTCCGGGACGTGACGCTGGAGAACTACCACAACCTGGTGGCCGTGG GTTATCAAGCCAGCAAAGCTGACATCCACTCCAGGTTAGATCAAGGAGAGCAACCAGGGGCGACGGAGGCTGATACCCACTCTCGCACCCAGTCAG aAATCTGGAAAGTTGATGATCACCTGCTTGAGCACTTACAAAATGAGAGTGTGGAGAAGAGACGAGAACAATGGCACAGACACAATCCACTGGAAAATTCTGTTCATCAAAGCAGAACTAATTTTCTGGTCAGGCAAAATCATATGTTTGACTTACACAGAAAAAGTATGAAATCAGATTTAACTCTACTTCCCCAGAGCAGGGGCTGTGAAATAAAGAACTCTGCTGAGCTAAGTGGAGATGGCACATCCTGTCTCCATGCTAACAACAAACAGTTTCATACTGAAATTAAATTCCCCCAAAGCCAAAAACTCTTCAGCACTAAGCCCCAATTCAACGAGcatcagaaaactcaaaaaataGAGAAACCTCATGTATGTggtgaatgtgggaaagctttcatCAAGAAGTCTTGGCTCACTGATCACCACATCATTCATACAGGAGAGAAGCCCCATCAGTGCAATCTCTGTGGGAAAGCCTTCTCCCGAAAGTTCATGCTCACTGAACATCAGAGAACACATACAGGAGAGAAGCCTTATGAATGCATTGAATGTGGCAAGGCCTTTCTCAAGAAATCCCGGCTCAATATACATCAAAAAACCCATACAGGGGAGAAACCGTTTATATGTAGTGACTGTGGGAAAGGCTTCATCCAGAAGGGGAATCTCATCGTACATCGTCGGATTCACACAGGCGAGAAACCTTACATATGCAACGAATGTGGAAAAGGCTTCATCCAGAAGACATGCCTCATAGCTCATCAGAGATTTCACACAGGAAAAACTCCTTTTGTgtgcagtgaatgtggaaaaTCCTGTTCCCAGAAGTCAGGTCTCATcaaacatcagagaattcacacaggagagaaacctttCAAGTGCATtgagtgtgggaaagccttcactACAAAGCAAAAGCTCATTGTCCATCAAAGAACTCACACTGGAGAGAGACCCTATGTCTGTAGTGAGTGTGGGAAAGCTTTTGCCTACATGTCTTGCCTTgttaaacataagagaatacaCTCAAGAGAGAAAGGTGGAGCTTCAGTCAAGGTGGACAGTCCTCTCCCAGAGCATCACAGCTCCCCACAGACTAGCGCTGCCATACAAGAGAAAAGCCTTGTTAATTCGGTGACTATGCATCTGCCTTCTGTGGCCCCTCAGGCATCAGTGAACATCAGTGGGCTCCTAGCAAATCAGAATGTCATCATAGTGGGACAGCCTGTGGCCAAGCGTGCACCTGCCAGAGATAATGGAGGGTTTGCACAGGAGAGAAGCCTCATGAATGCTGTGAATGTGGTTGTGCCCCCAGTGGTCAATTATGTCTTATTTTATGTCACAGAAAGCCAGTCGGAAAGAAACTCAGAGACACATtatgtat ACGGAGCAGGACCAGTCGTAGCAGTTCACGGAA GGCGTCAGGTGGCGGTGACGTTCATCGTAGTGTCTGGTTCAG AATATGTGTGCCAGGGCCTGCCCTCACCTCCTAATGTACAGCGTCGGGCGCTGTCGCTTAACTCCCCTGACATAAGGAACACTTTGCTCATTATCTATCCCTCCAGCAAG GCTTTCTTGGCCAGCGGGAGGATCTTGTGGGGCCACAAGCACAGGGCCCTGAGCAGTGGGTGGGCATCGGAGGAAGGGGGCCCCCTGGGGGCGCAGTGGCGTCTGGCCCCGGAGATAATGTGCCTTCGGCTTAGCTTTTCTCCTCACCCCCAGGTCCTGAGTCGTGGGAGCAGCAGGATCCTTTGCAGGAGGGAGGAGTTAGAGGCTTTGGGGTCAGCATTTCTGGGGACATGCTTGACTGAAGACGGATTTCGGAAGAGGAACTTAGAGCAGATCCCGAGGACCCGAGGACAGAGCCTCCCTGTTGCCAGCTCTTTCCAGAGACAGAAGAAGATGATCCAGGCCCAG GGAACCCTGACCTTTGACGATGTGGCCGTGGACTTCACGTGGGAGGAGTGGCAGCTCCTGACCCCCGCGCAGAAGGACCTGTTCCGGGACGTGATGCTGGAGAACTACCGCAACCTGGTGGCCGTGG GTTATCAAGCCCGCAGCGCAGATGTGCTCTCCAGACTGGATCGAGGAGAACCACGGCCGGTGGAGGCTGACATCCACGCTCACACCCGAGCAG aaACCTGCAAAGTTGATGATCACCTGCTGGAGCACTTCCACCACGAGAGCAGGGAGAAGATCCTAGAACAGTGGCACAGACACACCCCCCTGGAAAATTCTGTTCCTCAGAGCAAAGCTAGTTTTCTGTTCAGGCCAAATCATGATACATCTGACATCCATGGAAACAGTATGAAGTCAGCTttacctctccctccccagagcaGGAGCTGTGAAACAAAGAAACCCGCTGAGCTAACTGGAGATGGGACACCCTGTCTCCATGCTCACAGTGAACAACTTCGCCCTGAGATGAAATTCC AAAGTCAAAACCTCATCAGCACTAAGCCCCCATTCAACAAGCATCAGAAAACTCAGAAAATCAAGAAATCTCACGTGTGCGGTCAGTGCGGGAAAACGTTCATCAAGAAGTCTTGGCTCACCGATCACCAGAATCTCCATACAGGAGAGAAGCCCCACCGGTGCAATCTGTGTGGGAAAGCCTTCTTCAGGAAGTTCAAGCTCACTGAGCATCAGAGAACCCACACAGGGGAGAAGCCTTATGAATGCACGGAATGTGGCAAGGCCTTTCTCAAGAAATCAGGGCTCAACGTACATCAGAAAACCCACACGGGGGAGAAACCATTCGTATGCAGTGACTGTGGCAAGGGCTTCATCCAGAAGGGGAATCTCATGGTCCATCAGCGGATTCACACTGGCGAGAAACCCTACATATGCAACGAATGTGGGAAAGGCTTCAGCCAGAAGACGTGCCTCACGGCGCACCAGCGATTTCACACGGGAACGACGCCCTTCGTGTGCGGCGAGTGCGGAAAAACGCTTTCCCAGAAGACGGGTCTCATCAAGCATCAGAGGactcacacaggagagaaaccctttGAATGCCGTGACTGCGGAAAAGCCTTCATCGAGAAGCCTCAGCTCGTCATCCACCAGAGAATCCACACGGGGGAGAAACCCTATCGATGCAGCGACTGCGGGAAGTCATTCAGAGGGAAGTCGGTCCTCAACAAGCACCAGAAAACTCACTCGGTCAAGGTGGAACATGGCCCCGCAGGGGGTCACAGGGCATCCCAGAGCAGCGTGGTCCTCCAGGAGAAAAGCCTCAATACGGTGACAATGCGCCTGCCTCCCCTGGCCCCTCAGCCGTCTGTCCACATCAGCGGGCTCCTGGCGAGTCGGAATGTGGTCCTGGTGGGACAGCCTGTGGCCAGATGCGCCCCTGCCGCGGATAACAGAGGCTTTGCCCAGGACAGAAATCTCGTGAGTGCGGTGAATGTGGTTGTGCCTTCAGTggtcaattatattttattttatgtcacaGAGAACCAGTAG